The Polynucleobacter sp. TSB-Sco08W16 genome includes a region encoding these proteins:
- the rplS gene encoding 50S ribosomal protein L19, which translates to MNLIEKIEQEEIARLSANKTLPSFAPGDTVVVSVNVVEGTRKRAQAFEGVVIAKRNRGLNSSFIVRKISSGEGVERTFQTYSPLIASVEVKRRGDVRRAKLYYLRDRSGKSARIKEKLQARVKPTAAVAAE; encoded by the coding sequence ATGAATTTAATTGAAAAAATTGAGCAAGAAGAAATTGCTCGCTTAAGTGCTAATAAAACTTTGCCAAGCTTTGCGCCTGGTGACACAGTAGTTGTTAGCGTAAACGTAGTTGAGGGTACACGTAAGCGTGCCCAGGCCTTTGAAGGCGTTGTGATTGCTAAACGTAATCGCGGACTTAATTCCAGCTTTATCGTGCGTAAGATTTCTTCTGGTGAAGGCGTTGAGCGTACTTTCCAAACTTATTCACCATTGATCGCTAGCGTTGAAGTGAAGCGTCGCGGTGATGTACGTCGTGCCAAGTTGTACTACTTGCGTGATCGTTCTGGTAAGTCAGCACGTATTAAAGAAAAACTTCAAGCACGTGTTAAACCAACAGCTGCTGTTGCTGCTGAATAA
- the trmD gene encoding tRNA (guanosine(37)-N1)-methyltransferase TrmD, translating to MRFDVVTLFPEMFSALTQWGITGRACEQSLTSIHLWNPRDFCSDARKTVDDRAYGGGPGMVMMAKPLEDAVTGIKASHQAAGVKTGPICLLAPQGERFSQKMASDILNMGNLTFVCGRYEAIDQRFVERNVDLQLSIGDFVLSGGEIPAMAMMDAVIRLIPGALGDGQSATQDSFMNGLLDYPHYTRPEVYENLSVPDVLLGGHHAKIADWRRQKSLELTLRLRPDLIDLARTNGLLTREDEQFLRSL from the coding sequence CTTTGATGTTGTCACCTTATTTCCGGAGATGTTTTCTGCACTCACGCAGTGGGGCATTACTGGTCGCGCATGTGAGCAATCTTTAACGAGTATTCATCTTTGGAACCCGCGAGATTTTTGTTCTGATGCTCGTAAGACGGTAGATGATCGTGCCTATGGTGGTGGACCAGGCATGGTGATGATGGCCAAGCCCCTCGAAGATGCGGTTACCGGTATCAAGGCCTCCCACCAGGCTGCCGGAGTAAAAACGGGGCCAATTTGTCTTTTAGCTCCTCAAGGCGAGCGTTTTTCTCAAAAAATGGCGTCCGATATCCTGAATATGGGCAACTTAACCTTTGTTTGTGGTCGCTATGAGGCAATAGACCAACGTTTTGTTGAGCGGAACGTCGATTTGCAGCTTTCCATAGGTGATTTTGTCCTTTCTGGGGGTGAAATCCCCGCTATGGCCATGATGGATGCGGTTATTAGGCTGATTCCTGGGGCTCTTGGAGATGGCCAATCTGCCACTCAGGACAGCTTTATGAATGGTCTTTTGGACTATCCGCACTACACCAGGCCAGAGGTTTATGAAAATTTATCGGTGCCGGACGTGCTTTTAGGCGGACATCACGCTAAAATAGCGGATTGGCGTCGGCAGAAGTCTTTAGAGCTGACGTTGAGGTTAAGGCCGGACTTAATTGATTTGGCCAGAACCAATGGGTTGCTAACCCGAGAAGATGAACAATTTCTTCGCTCGCTGTGA